The Methanohalophilus portucalensis genome window below encodes:
- the mtrG gene encoding tetrahydromethanopterin S-methyltransferase subunit MtrG, translating into MADEQASNNIPAVVVDSEDFDEILKKLNDIDEKIEFANSEITQKIGKKVGRDIGILYGAVAGILMFLLYISISPILF; encoded by the coding sequence ATGGCTGATGAACAAGCGAGTAACAATATTCCAGCCGTAGTGGTGGACTCGGAAGATTTTGATGAGATACTCAAGAAACTCAATGATATAGACGAGAAAATCGAGTTTGCCAACAGTGAAATCACACAGAAGATAGGCAAGAAAGTAGGAAGGGATATAGGAATACTCTATGGAGCAGTTGCAGGCATATTGATGTTCTTGCTCTATATCTCGATATCACCGATACTTTTCTAA
- a CDS encoding glutamate synthase-related protein, with protein MSLGSVPLKYRIQIDRQQCMQCMRCVDNCSYGVFREEDDGNILIDSRKCTACHRCISMCPRDAINLSERPVDYRSHPLWTPEAREDVINQSRSGRIVLAGMGNAKDYPIIYDRLVLDACQVTNPSIDPLREPMELRTYLGQKPSKLDIRKQENGEIELNTKLSPNLELQTPIMIGHMSYGAISLNAQLSLAKAAAKTGTYMGTGEGGLHKDIYPYQDNMIVQVASGRFGVDINYLDRGAAIEIKIGQGAKPGIGGHLPGEKVCTDVSCTRMIPAGSDAISPAPHHDIYSIEDLAQLVRGLKEATEWKKPVFVKIAAVHNVAAVAAGIARSSADAVVIDGFRGGTGASPKVFRDNVGIPIEAAIASVDQKLNDQGIRNKVSVIASGGIRNSADIAKSIALGADAVYIGTAALISMGCRVCGNCYRGLCPWGIATQREDLVSRLDPEVESEHVANLINSWTLELSELMGAAGINSIESLRGNRSRLRGYMLDEGTLDVLQVKPVGA; from the coding sequence ATGAGCCTGGGCAGCGTACCCCTGAAATACCGTATACAGATCGACAGGCAGCAATGTATGCAATGTATGAGATGTGTGGATAATTGTTCCTATGGTGTATTCCGGGAAGAGGATGACGGAAATATCCTGATCGATTCACGCAAGTGTACAGCGTGCCACCGTTGCATTTCAATGTGTCCGCGTGATGCCATCAATCTCAGTGAACGACCTGTTGATTACCGCAGCCATCCCCTGTGGACTCCGGAAGCCCGGGAAGATGTCATAAACCAGTCACGAAGTGGCAGGATTGTCCTGGCGGGAATGGGAAATGCCAAGGATTATCCTATAATCTATGACAGGTTGGTGCTGGATGCATGCCAGGTAACCAATCCGAGTATAGACCCCCTGCGTGAGCCTATGGAATTACGTACCTACCTGGGGCAAAAACCTTCAAAACTTGATATAAGAAAGCAGGAAAACGGGGAAATTGAACTCAATACAAAACTATCCCCAAACCTTGAATTGCAGACACCGATAATGATCGGACATATGAGTTATGGGGCTATCAGCCTCAATGCCCAGTTAAGTCTTGCAAAGGCAGCAGCCAAAACCGGCACATATATGGGAACCGGGGAAGGCGGCCTGCATAAGGACATTTATCCATATCAGGATAATATGATAGTACAGGTGGCCTCCGGAAGGTTCGGTGTGGATATTAATTACCTTGATAGGGGAGCCGCCATCGAGATCAAGATTGGCCAGGGAGCAAAACCCGGTATCGGTGGACACCTGCCCGGTGAGAAGGTGTGCACGGATGTTTCATGCACACGAATGATACCTGCAGGCAGCGATGCGATAAGCCCCGCCCCCCACCATGACATCTACAGCATAGAGGACCTGGCACAGCTGGTAAGAGGCCTCAAGGAAGCAACCGAATGGAAAAAACCGGTTTTCGTGAAGATCGCAGCTGTGCATAATGTCGCAGCTGTGGCGGCTGGTATTGCAAGATCTTCTGCAGATGCAGTGGTCATAGACGGTTTCCGTGGAGGCACCGGGGCATCTCCGAAAGTCTTCAGGGACAATGTAGGCATACCTATCGAGGCAGCGATTGCCAGTGTCGATCAGAAACTAAACGATCAGGGCATCCGTAACAAGGTATCGGTTATTGCCAGTGGAGGAATTCGCAACAGTGCAGATATTGCCAAATCCATAGCCCTTGGTGCAGACGCAGTTTATATCGGAACCGCAGCCCTGATTTCAATGGGATGCCGGGTTTGTGGGAACTGTTACCGCGGTTTGTGTCCCTGGGGAATTGCCACCCAGAGGGAAGATCTTGTCAGCCGGCTCGATCCGGAAGTTGAGTCCGAACATGTTGCAAATCTAATCAACTCCTGGACCCTGGAGCTCAGTGAACTCATGGGTGCAGCCGGAATAAACAGTATAGAAAGCCTGAGAGGTAATCGTAGCAGGCTGCGGGGATATATGCTGGATGAAGGTACCCTGGATGTGTTGCAGGTAAAGCCTGTGGGGGCCTGA
- the hdrC gene encoding CoB--CoM heterodisulfide reductase subunit C, with product MTLAPSIEEVIEDFNVLKCMQCGVCSGSCPSGRQASLNVRRLVRKIGRDHEAICDESLWMCTTCYNCQERCPRGIAIVDAILAVRSIAAHEGLILERHRHVANLLQEHGHAVPIDDTRKEKRIQLGLNSLPSTVHSHADDLEDVKCLLASCGFGEITGRKE from the coding sequence ATGACACTGGCTCCTTCAATTGAGGAGGTTATAGAGGATTTCAATGTCCTGAAATGTATGCAGTGTGGCGTATGCAGTGGGAGTTGTCCCTCTGGCAGGCAGGCCAGTCTGAATGTCAGGCGACTTGTACGTAAGATCGGAAGGGATCATGAAGCCATCTGCGATGAATCTCTCTGGATGTGCACGACGTGCTACAACTGTCAGGAGAGATGTCCCAGGGGTATTGCAATTGTGGATGCCATACTTGCTGTGCGAAGTATTGCTGCCCATGAGGGGCTGATTCTGGAGCGACACAGGCATGTGGCCAATCTGCTTCAGGAACATGGCCACGCTGTCCCTATTGATGACACTCGCAAAGAAAAACGCATACAATTGGGCCTGAACTCCCTGCCTTCAACGGTCCACAGCCATGCCGATGATCTGGAAGATGTAAAGTGCCTGCTTGCAAGTTGTGGCTTCGGGGAAATTACAGGGAGGAAAGAATGA
- a CDS encoding Coenzyme F420 hydrogenase/dehydrogenase, beta subunit C-terminal domain → MTNYLDLKEKVWDTNRCSGCGGCVAVCPADALYFKKGEESIKPSSNGYCKDANDGVPCGACYDICPRIEGEMPESSSCREEYMAAKAGFEISGKQSGGAVSAILYDSLERGIVDAVVTVTEDPWTLKPKSTVITSGEALISSAGSRYNWWVPLLAALKEAVIGKKCKNIAIVALPCAARAVEKLRKSDNELLGPFAKSIKYVIGLFCTESFDYEKLMEGKLKSELQINPMDIERMDVRGKLVVTLKNEDISIPLEDIEDTIRPGCHICKDFDALYADISAGSVGSPAGYTTLIVRSDTGKLAVDRAIESGRLVATDEADPAVVTKYRDKKHQK, encoded by the coding sequence ATGACAAATTACCTCGATCTTAAGGAAAAAGTATGGGATACAAACCGTTGCAGCGGATGCGGAGGTTGTGTGGCTGTATGTCCTGCAGATGCTCTGTATTTCAAGAAGGGAGAAGAATCCATAAAACCTTCCAGCAATGGCTACTGCAAGGATGCCAATGATGGTGTTCCCTGCGGTGCATGTTATGACATATGCCCCCGCATAGAAGGAGAAATGCCCGAAAGTAGCAGTTGCAGGGAAGAATACATGGCTGCAAAGGCAGGTTTCGAAATTTCGGGAAAGCAAAGTGGAGGAGCGGTTTCTGCGATTCTGTATGACAGTCTGGAGAGAGGTATTGTTGATGCTGTTGTAACTGTAACAGAAGACCCCTGGACCCTGAAACCAAAATCCACAGTCATTACGTCCGGCGAGGCATTGATAAGCAGTGCAGGAAGCCGCTATAACTGGTGGGTTCCCCTGCTTGCAGCCCTCAAGGAAGCCGTAATCGGGAAGAAGTGCAAGAACATAGCAATCGTTGCCCTTCCCTGTGCGGCCCGGGCAGTGGAGAAGTTGCGTAAAAGTGACAATGAATTGCTTGGACCCTTTGCAAAATCGATAAAATATGTGATAGGCCTGTTCTGTACAGAAAGTTTCGATTATGAAAAACTCATGGAAGGCAAACTCAAATCAGAACTGCAGATCAACCCAATGGACATCGAACGCATGGATGTACGGGGAAAACTTGTTGTCACACTCAAGAATGAGGATATCAGCATTCCCCTGGAAGATATCGAAGATACTATTCGTCCAGGTTGTCACATATGTAAGGATTTCGATGCCCTGTATGCTGATATATCAGCAGGTTCTGTAGGAAGCCCGGCAGGGTATACAACATTGATTGTGCGCAGCGATACGGGTAAACTGGCAGTTGACAGAGCTATTGAAAGTGGCAGGCTCGTTGCAACAGATGAAGCCGACCCTGCAGTTGTCACAAAATACAGGGATAAAAAACACCAAAAATGA
- the xseA gene encoding exodeoxyribonuclease VII large subunit, which yields MGIYTVTGLNDYIKNVLTSEKALQHIWVEGEISNLTKHRSGHYYFSIKDESSQVSCVSFRSTNRKLKFEPEKDMKVLVFGSVNVYTVRGQYQLQALDIRPDGVGELYKAFEQLKIRLEEEGLFAPEHKKPLPTYPRKIGVATSATGAAIHDILNVLQRRYPVDILLCPTTVQGEASADSIIRSLELLNRTDADLIIAGRGGGSLEDLWPFNEEKVARAIYNSRLPVIAAVGHETDFTISDFTADVRAPTPSAAAEIAVPDRTEMAKYVDGLRQRMESALKNRILNQKKHLEYLSGRISPDRYRELLNQRTQHLDEVTYRLTSRTEYIMQTKVAELGALAGRLNAVSPLNTLDRGYCVAQSDEGGTITGIIDIEKGQSLQLKFRDGCCRVEHKENLDEGC from the coding sequence ATGGGCATATATACTGTAACCGGGCTGAACGACTATATCAAAAACGTGTTAACTTCTGAAAAGGCCCTGCAGCATATCTGGGTGGAAGGGGAGATTTCCAACCTCACAAAACACCGATCAGGGCATTACTATTTTTCAATAAAGGACGAATCAAGCCAGGTAAGCTGTGTTAGTTTTCGCTCCACAAACCGCAAATTAAAATTTGAGCCTGAAAAGGACATGAAAGTGCTGGTTTTTGGATCGGTAAATGTTTACACCGTCCGTGGACAGTACCAGCTACAGGCGCTGGACATCCGCCCGGATGGTGTGGGCGAATTGTATAAAGCATTCGAACAACTCAAAATAAGACTTGAAGAAGAGGGTTTGTTTGCTCCCGAACATAAAAAGCCCCTCCCCACTTATCCCCGCAAGATAGGAGTAGCCACATCGGCCACGGGTGCAGCTATACACGACATACTGAATGTACTACAGAGACGTTATCCTGTAGATATCCTGCTCTGTCCGACAACTGTCCAGGGAGAGGCATCCGCAGATAGCATTATAAGATCCCTGGAATTGCTCAATCGCACAGATGCAGACCTCATTATTGCCGGCAGGGGAGGGGGTTCCCTTGAAGACCTGTGGCCATTCAATGAGGAAAAGGTCGCACGTGCTATCTACAATTCCAGACTACCGGTTATAGCGGCGGTGGGGCATGAAACTGATTTCACAATATCGGATTTTACAGCAGATGTGCGTGCACCTACCCCCTCAGCAGCCGCAGAAATTGCAGTGCCCGACAGGACAGAAATGGCAAAGTATGTCGATGGCCTCAGGCAGAGAATGGAGTCTGCACTCAAAAACCGTATTCTGAACCAGAAAAAACATCTTGAATACCTTTCTGGCCGAATTAGTCCCGATAGATACAGGGAACTGCTCAACCAGCGCACCCAACATCTGGATGAAGTGACATATCGCCTGACATCCAGAACGGAATATATAATGCAAACTAAAGTTGCAGAACTCGGAGCCCTTGCAGGACGATTGAATGCCGTAAGTCCCCTTAATACTCTTGACCGTGGTTACTGTGTGGCACAGTCCGATGAGGGAGGGACCATAACCGGTATTATTGATATTGAGAAGGGGCAGAGTTTACAATTGAAATTCAGGGATGGGTGTTGCAGAGTGGAGCATAAAGAAAATTTGGATGAGGGATGCTAA
- a CDS encoding GltB/FmdC/FwdC-like GXGXG domain-containing protein: protein MEPVRIDARGLHYTPLNQQIRRAVSEGATEIIVDNVLGQRFIADGLKGEVTIRINGVPGGDLGMFMNGPTCIVKGNCDHAPGNTMDNGKIVIHGSAGDAVAHSMRGGKVFVRDDIGYRGGIHMKEYGADHKPILVVGDNACSFLGEYMAGGVIIVLSKSGNTFGGRGVGSGIHGGQIILRGKLKERQLGVGAKITEFTEEDLEKISPYIEEFCEYFEIDPEKYLDTKYTKIVASSSRPFAGKYVWE, encoded by the coding sequence ATGGAACCAGTACGCATAGATGCAAGAGGACTCCATTACACACCCCTGAATCAGCAGATACGCAGAGCTGTTTCAGAGGGTGCTACTGAGATTATCGTGGATAATGTACTTGGCCAGCGATTCATAGCAGACGGGCTGAAGGGGGAAGTTACCATCCGGATCAACGGCGTTCCGGGTGGCGACCTTGGAATGTTTATGAACGGCCCCACCTGTATCGTAAAAGGCAACTGCGACCATGCACCCGGCAATACAATGGATAACGGAAAGATCGTTATTCATGGCAGTGCAGGAGATGCCGTGGCCCACAGCATGAGAGGCGGCAAAGTTTTCGTGAGAGATGATATAGGCTACAGAGGAGGCATCCATATGAAGGAATATGGAGCAGACCATAAACCCATCCTGGTTGTTGGAGACAATGCCTGCTCATTCCTGGGAGAATACATGGCAGGGGGAGTTATAATCGTCCTGAGCAAGAGTGGCAATACTTTTGGAGGCAGAGGTGTTGGCAGTGGAATTCACGGTGGCCAGATCATCCTTCGAGGCAAATTAAAAGAAAGACAGCTTGGCGTGGGTGCCAAAATCACGGAATTCACAGAAGAGGACCTGGAAAAGATAAGTCCTTATATTGAAGAGTTTTGCGAATATTTCGAAATTGACCCGGAAAAATACTTGGATACAAAATACACTAAAATCGTCGCGTCAAGCAGCAGGCCTTTTGCAGGCAAATATGTCTGGGAGTGA
- a CDS encoding endonuclease III domain-containing protein, giving the protein MGTEEIFDRLKPLYPHEYFSTERDSFYILISTVLSQRTRDEVTEVASRRLFEHYSTPVQMVEADVECIEALIGDVGFYRVKAGRIKEISQILIDEYDSQVPASMDELLKLPGVGRKTANCVLSYAFLEKAIAVDTHVHRISNRLGLVETATPEQTEIELQKQVPVSYWREVNELFVQFGKTVCKPLSPNCENCAIEDLCAKKGKKK; this is encoded by the coding sequence ATGGGCACAGAAGAAATATTCGACAGGTTGAAACCCCTTTATCCCCATGAATACTTTTCCACTGAAAGGGACTCTTTTTATATATTGATATCAACCGTTCTTTCCCAGCGCACCAGGGATGAAGTTACAGAAGTTGCTTCCAGGAGACTTTTTGAGCACTATTCCACTCCAGTCCAGATGGTGGAAGCAGATGTGGAATGTATTGAAGCCCTTATCGGGGATGTGGGTTTTTACAGGGTGAAAGCCGGCAGGATAAAAGAGATTTCTCAGATACTTATAGATGAATATGATTCTCAGGTCCCTGCTTCTATGGATGAGTTACTCAAACTGCCCGGGGTCGGAAGAAAGACTGCAAATTGTGTACTATCCTATGCTTTTTTGGAAAAAGCAATTGCAGTGGATACTCATGTACACAGGATATCAAATAGGTTGGGTCTTGTGGAAACTGCGACCCCTGAACAGACAGAGATAGAGTTACAAAAACAGGTTCCTGTGTCTTACTGGAGAGAAGTTAACGAACTATTTGTCCAGTTTGGTAAAACGGTGTGCAAACCGCTATCCCCTAACTGCGAAAATTGTGCAATAGAAGATTTGTGTGCTAAAAAAGGAAAGAAAAAGTAA
- the mtrH gene encoding tetrahydromethanopterin S-methyltransferase subunit H has protein sequence MFKFDKKQEVFEVGNVKFGGQPGQYPTILVGSMFYNRHNIVTDEDTGEFDRPAAEKLWDNMLEMAETTGNPCVNQIVGETPEAIKKYIDWFVEYDEKTPFLIDSSAGDVRAAAADYVTEIGVADRAIYNSINASIHEEEIEAVKRSDIEASIVLAFNAVDPTLKGKIEVLEKGASGQTQGMLDIAKDCGITKPLVDVAATPLGAGAGSSIRAVIAVKGHFGLPVGGGYHNMASAWDWMKTYKKQFETKEQRKAIYMPSDIGTNLVPQILGSNFQLFGPIENTNTVFPATAMTDIILAENAKELGLEIEDENHPINKLV, from the coding sequence ATGTTCAAATTTGATAAGAAACAGGAAGTATTCGAGGTCGGAAATGTCAAGTTCGGCGGACAGCCCGGCCAATACCCAACCATCCTGGTCGGGTCAATGTTCTACAATAGGCACAACATTGTCACTGACGAAGATACAGGAGAATTCGACAGACCAGCAGCAGAAAAACTCTGGGACAACATGCTCGAGATGGCAGAAACTACAGGAAACCCCTGTGTCAACCAGATTGTGGGTGAAACCCCGGAAGCCATCAAAAAGTACATAGACTGGTTTGTTGAGTACGATGAAAAGACTCCGTTCCTGATAGATTCTTCAGCAGGGGACGTCCGTGCTGCAGCAGCTGATTATGTTACAGAGATCGGTGTTGCTGACAGGGCAATCTACAACTCCATCAACGCCAGTATCCACGAAGAAGAGATAGAAGCGGTCAAGAGAAGTGACATTGAAGCATCCATCGTACTTGCATTCAATGCAGTTGACCCAACCCTTAAAGGTAAGATCGAAGTACTTGAAAAGGGTGCATCCGGTCAGACACAGGGTATGCTTGATATCGCCAAAGACTGTGGAATCACAAAACCTCTTGTCGATGTTGCAGCAACTCCCCTTGGTGCCGGTGCCGGTTCATCCATCCGTGCAGTAATTGCTGTAAAGGGCCACTTTGGCCTGCCTGTAGGCGGTGGTTACCACAACATGGCCTCAGCATGGGACTGGATGAAAACATACAAGAAACAGTTCGAGACCAAAGAACAGCGTAAGGCAATCTACATGCCCTCCGATATTGGTACAAATCTCGTGCCACAAATTCTCGGGTCCAACTTCCAGCTTTTCGGTCCAATCGAGAACACAAACACCGTGTTCCCGGCAACCGCAATGACCGATATCATCCTTGCAGAAAATGCCAAGGAACTCGGTCTTGAGATCGAAGACGAAAACCACCCAATCAACAAACTGGTCTGA
- a CDS encoding exodeoxyribonuclease VII small subunit → MSSNTENRNFEDSLLELEDIVEKLENGQISLQESMEMFERGIKLAGVCNSILQESEQRIEQLIERNEEIETCDLEHQS, encoded by the coding sequence ATGTCATCAAACACTGAAAACAGGAACTTTGAGGATAGCCTGCTCGAACTCGAGGATATTGTGGAAAAACTTGAAAACGGACAGATATCCCTCCAGGAAAGCATGGAAATGTTCGAGAGAGGAATAAAACTTGCAGGCGTCTGCAATAGCATTTTGCAAGAATCTGAACAACGCATAGAGCAACTCATAGAAAGAAACGAAGAAATTGAGACCTGTGATTTAGAACATCAAAGCTG
- the glnA gene encoding type I glutamate--ammonia ligase, with protein MKNKPEIQTKEDVLEAVVENDVKFIRTQFTDTMGIIKSWAIPSEDLDEVFDEGVMFDGSSIEGFTRIEESDMMLMPDPSTFRILPWRPTEGAVARIIGDVKLPDGKPFEGDPRYILKKTLKEAQDMGYSMNVGPELEFFLFKQDSEGNPTTELTDKGGYFDFAPLDMAQDVRREIDYALEHMGFKLEASHHEVAPSQHEIDFRFSDALTTADNVITFRYVVKSIANHHGYYATFMPKPLYGVNGSGMHANQSLMSQDGENVFFDPNTPNQLSDIARYYTGGLLEHIKEFAAITNPTVNSYKRLVPGYEAPIYITWSDSNRSSLIRIPSTRGKGTRVELRCPDPACNPYLAFATMLSAGLDGIKNKTDPGEAVTHNIFNLSGQEREDMGINSLPGSLKEAIDEMAGSEFVKKTVGDHLFNNYLCAKNKEWDDYKARVHQWELDTYLSVL; from the coding sequence ATGAAAAATAAGCCAGAGATACAGACCAAAGAAGACGTACTTGAAGCGGTCGTCGAAAATGATGTGAAGTTTATACGTACCCAGTTCACCGACACAATGGGAATTATCAAGAGCTGGGCAATTCCTTCTGAGGACCTCGATGAGGTATTCGATGAAGGAGTGATGTTCGATGGATCTTCAATCGAAGGATTCACCCGCATTGAGGAATCGGACATGATGTTAATGCCCGACCCTTCAACATTCCGTATCCTGCCCTGGAGACCAACCGAAGGAGCTGTTGCGCGTATAATAGGTGATGTAAAGTTGCCGGATGGCAAACCCTTCGAAGGAGATCCACGTTACATTCTCAAAAAGACCCTAAAGGAAGCCCAGGACATGGGATATTCCATGAACGTGGGACCGGAACTTGAATTCTTCCTGTTCAAACAGGATAGTGAAGGCAATCCCACAACCGAACTTACCGATAAAGGCGGTTACTTCGACTTTGCACCCCTGGACATGGCCCAGGATGTGCGCAGGGAAATTGACTATGCCCTGGAACACATGGGATTCAAACTCGAGGCATCACACCACGAAGTTGCCCCCTCACAGCACGAGATCGATTTCAGGTTCTCGGATGCCCTTACTACAGCTGATAATGTAATCACATTCAGGTATGTGGTCAAATCCATAGCAAACCACCACGGTTACTATGCAACCTTCATGCCGAAACCACTCTACGGTGTAAACGGCTCAGGAATGCATGCCAATCAATCCCTGATGTCACAGGATGGCGAAAACGTATTCTTTGATCCGAATACTCCAAACCAGCTATCCGACATAGCCAGGTATTACACTGGCGGACTGCTGGAACATATCAAGGAATTTGCGGCAATAACCAACCCAACTGTCAACTCTTACAAAAGACTCGTACCAGGATATGAAGCGCCCATCTACATAACCTGGTCGGACAGTAACCGCAGTTCCCTGATACGCATCCCTTCAACCAGGGGCAAGGGTACAAGGGTAGAGCTCAGATGTCCTGATCCGGCATGTAATCCATATCTTGCCTTTGCAACCATGCTTTCTGCAGGCCTGGATGGGATCAAGAACAAAACCGATCCCGGAGAAGCAGTAACCCACAATATCTTCAACCTTTCCGGACAGGAGAGGGAAGATATGGGAATCAATTCTCTGCCAGGAAGCCTCAAGGAAGCGATAGACGAGATGGCAGGCAGTGAATTTGTTAAAAAGACCGTGGGTGACCACCTTTTCAACAACTATCTCTGTGCCAAGAATAAGGAATGGGATGATTATAAGGCGCGGGTACACCAGTGGGAACTGGATACCTACCTTAGCGTCCTTTAA
- the hdrB gene encoding CoB--CoM heterodisulfide reductase subunit B, whose product MMRISLFLGCLVPNRYPGIEKATGICLETLGIDWKELEGASCCPAPGVFRSFDEPTWLALASRNITLSEKDERDVLTICNGCYGSLADANLKLKNNPALKEQTNSHLSQIGHHFDGTIDVRHIIEFLYSEIGVQKIKEKIVRPLDLKVAVHYGCHMLKPSSSRATASVERPSVFDELVEALGCTSVDYPDKMECCGAGGGVRSALGETALAITEHKLGKIEEAGVDCIVEACPFCHMQFDAGQVSLAGKGREFGIPVIHYSQLLALSLGYSAEDVGINLNEMDCSDFCNLLGNKKD is encoded by the coding sequence ATGATGAGAATATCCCTGTTCCTGGGCTGTCTTGTGCCCAACCGCTATCCTGGAATCGAAAAAGCCACAGGTATTTGCCTTGAAACCCTGGGTATCGACTGGAAAGAGCTGGAAGGTGCATCCTGCTGCCCGGCACCCGGTGTATTCCGCTCGTTCGATGAGCCCACTTGGCTGGCCCTGGCTTCCAGGAACATCACCTTGTCGGAAAAGGATGAGAGGGATGTCCTGACAATCTGTAACGGTTGTTATGGGTCCCTGGCAGATGCCAATCTCAAACTGAAAAACAACCCTGCTCTGAAAGAGCAGACCAACAGCCACCTGTCACAAATAGGTCATCATTTTGACGGTACCATTGATGTACGCCATATCATCGAATTCCTGTATTCTGAAATCGGTGTGCAAAAAATAAAAGAAAAAATAGTCAGGCCCCTAGATCTGAAAGTGGCCGTCCATTACGGCTGTCATATGCTCAAACCTTCATCAAGCAGAGCTACTGCCAGTGTTGAGCGCCCTTCTGTTTTTGATGAACTGGTGGAAGCGCTGGGCTGTACAAGTGTGGATTATCCCGATAAGATGGAATGCTGCGGTGCCGGTGGAGGTGTCAGGTCAGCCCTGGGTGAAACGGCCCTTGCAATCACCGAACACAAACTGGGTAAGATTGAAGAGGCAGGCGTAGATTGCATAGTGGAAGCGTGTCCTTTCTGTCACATGCAGTTTGATGCGGGACAGGTATCCCTCGCAGGCAAAGGCAGGGAATTCGGCATTCCCGTAATTCACTATTCCCAGTTGCTGGCCCTCTCGCTGGGCTATTCTGCAGAGGATGTCGGCATAAATCTCAATGAAATGGATTGTTCGGATTTCTGTAATTTACTTGGTAATAAAAAAGACTGA
- a CDS encoding class II glutamine amidotransferase — protein sequence MCGIIGVIDRQKQKMNGSGIKEALSLMNERGSGEGAGYAAYGIYPDFEDCYALHIFFDNLVEPKSKVDDIIQKWGRVVHQEEIPTKEQPNLKRSHVPWRYFFKPYTDLMTGSLTPDEDIVKYLVMEINSSTIEGALVFSSGKNMGVFKAAGWPEDVANFYKIDEYEGYIWLAHNRYPTNTPGWWGGAHPFNLLNWSVVHNGEITSYGTNQRYVESNGYQCTMFTDTEVVAYLFDLLGRHHELPSEIIVKAMAPPFWDEIDEMNDKERELNKAIRLTYGPALMNGPFAIVVATHNGIVGFTDRIKLRPLVVGEHGSRLYISSEEAAIRTMDPQVEDIHMPGAGEPVIGRVVT from the coding sequence ATGTGCGGGATAATAGGAGTTATTGACAGACAAAAACAAAAAATGAATGGTTCGGGAATCAAAGAAGCCCTCAGCCTTATGAATGAGCGTGGCAGTGGTGAAGGCGCAGGTTATGCTGCATATGGCATATACCCCGATTTTGAAGACTGTTATGCCCTGCACATATTCTTTGATAATCTTGTAGAACCAAAATCAAAAGTTGATGATATCATCCAGAAGTGGGGACGCGTCGTCCATCAGGAAGAAATTCCTACAAAGGAACAACCCAACCTGAAAAGGAGTCATGTTCCCTGGAGATACTTCTTCAAACCCTATACTGATCTTATGACCGGAAGTCTAACACCGGATGAAGATATCGTCAAATATCTGGTCATGGAAATTAATTCATCCACAATCGAGGGAGCCCTGGTTTTTTCCTCCGGGAAAAATATGGGAGTATTCAAGGCCGCCGGGTGGCCTGAAGATGTGGCAAATTTTTACAAAATTGATGAATATGAAGGCTATATCTGGCTGGCACATAACCGTTATCCTACTAACACCCCGGGATGGTGGGGAGGAGCACATCCCTTTAACCTGCTTAACTGGTCGGTGGTGCACAACGGGGAAATCACTTCCTACGGGACCAACCAGAGATATGTGGAAAGTAATGGTTACCAGTGTACAATGTTTACCGATACCGAGGTTGTTGCATACCTGTTCGACCTGCTCGGCAGACATCACGAATTGCCATCAGAGATCATTGTAAAAGCAATGGCTCCACCCTTCTGGGATGAGATCGATGAAATGAATGATAAAGAGCGTGAACTCAACAAAGCAATTCGCCTGACCTATGGCCCGGCTCTCATGAATGGCCCCTTCGCAATAGTTGTGGCCACCCATAATGGCATAGTAGGGTTCACTGACAGGATAAAACTCAGGCCACTGGTAGTGGGAGAACACGGTTCAAGATTATACATATCCAGCGAGGAAGCTGCAATCCGGACCATGGACCCCCAGGTGGAGGATATCCACATGCCGGGTGCTGGTGAACCGGTGATCGGGAGGGTTGTAACATGA